In Xiphophorus couchianus chromosome 8, X_couchianus-1.0, whole genome shotgun sequence, the following proteins share a genomic window:
- the anxa3b gene encoding annexin A3b, which produces MSAWSDLELLLDSPSSLTVTSTARGTVKDKANFKPEDDVAALRKAIEGLGTTEKTLIDVLTQRSNAQRQLIDTAYQKATGRTLVADIKGDTHGDFEDLLVALVTPPAVYDCHEVMKAIKGSGTTESTLTEIFASRSNKQIKAMTDVYLKETGRLMRDDLKSEVSGDYGKAVLILAEGKKDESTNVDTAKAKADAKILYEAGEKKWGTDEAKFIDILCQRSVPQLRQTLIEYKNISKKTLQESIESEMSGDLEELLVAVVKCVKNAPAYFAERLFKAMKGAGTTESTLMRILVSRSEIDLMDIKEEYKKLFGYTLYSQLESEVSGNYGETLKKLCGQDG; this is translated from the exons ATGTCTGCTTGG AGTGATCTGGAGCTGCTTTTAGACTCTCCCTCCTCATTGACTGTAACT TCTACTGCAAGAGGAACTGTGAAGGATAAGGCTAATTTTAAGCCAGAAGATGACGTCGCTGCCCTGAGAAAAGCAATAGAAGGCCTTG GTACAACAGAAAAGACCCTGATTGATGTGCTGACCCAAAGAAGCAATGCCCAGCGTCAGCTTATTGACACAGCTTATCAAAAAGCCACTGGAAGG ACATTAGTGGCTGACATAAAGGGCGACACCCACGGAGACTTCGAGGACTTGTTGGTTGCTTTGGTAACGCCTCCAGCTGTCTATGACTGTCATGAAGTCATGAAGGCTATAAAG GGTTCAGGGACCACTGAGAGCACTTTGACAGAAATCTTTGCTTCCAGATCCAACAAGCAGATTAAAGCCATGACCGATGTGTACCTCAAAG AAACCGGAAGATTGATGAGAGATGATCTGAAGTCGGAAGTATCTGGGGATTACGGCAAAGCGGTGCTCATCTTGGCTGAG GGAAAGAAAGATGAGAGCACCAATGTGGACACAGCTAAAGCCAAAGCAGACGCTAAG ATTCTGTATGAGGCAGGAGAAAAGAAGTGGGGAACTGATGAGGCCAAGTTTATCGACATCCTGTGCCAGAGAAGTGTTCCTCAGCTTCGACAAA cgCTGATTGAGTATAAGAATATTAGCAAGAAGACTCTGCAGGAAAGTATTGAGAGCGAAATGTCTGGAGATCTGGAGGAACTCCTGGTTGCTGTTG TGAAGTGTGTCAAGAATGCCCCTGCATACTTTGCCGAGAGGCTTTTCAAGGCCATGAAG GGAGCAGGAACCACAGAGTCCACGCTGATGAGGATCCTGGTCAGTCGCTCTGAGATCGATTTAATGGATATTAAAGAAGAATACAAGAAGCTGTTTGGATATACCCTGTACAGCCAGTTGGAG tctgaagTGTCCGGTAATTATGGAGAAACTCTCAAGAAGCTGTGTGGCCAAGATGGCTGA
- the LOC114149737 gene encoding ER degradation-enhancing alpha-mannosidase-like protein 3 isoform X1 has translation MLEHMMRLGAKSQRKPGLCFGTDMLLKTLLITSLLSWVNCLENQSMTPEEKTNIRNQILEMFDHAYGSYMKYAYPADELMPLSCKGRVRGEEPNRGDIDDSLGKFSLTLIDTLDTLVVLNKLDEFDDAVKKAVRDVRLDNDVVVSVFETNIRVLGGLLGGHVMADLLRQRGERMQWYRDELLHMAVELGHRLIPAFNTSSGLPYPKVNLRYGILNPLSRTGTESDTCTACAGTMILEFAALSRLSGESVFEEHARKALDVLWERRQRGSDLVGTVINIHNGEWVRKDSGVGAGIDSYYEYLMKAYILLGDNTFLQRFNIHYSAIMKYISQPPLLLNVHMHNPTVSVRSWMDSLLAFFPGLQVLTGDLKPAIETHEMLYQVTKQHKFLPEAFTTEFRVHWGQHLLRPEFAESTYYLFKATGDPYYLRVGQSIVEKLNAFARVPCGFAAVQDVRTGTHEDRMDSFFLAEMFKYLYLLFSEKSQLPINMDNYIFTTEAHLLPVSLSTTQVTVQTNVTEAPVAHDEDLFTHSCPSTETLFPNNPSFAKTIRDGYKYLTGVGRAFTPLPIREIELPLHDSGMEPVEFLKSMGISLTPLNDFTLGDSIGSKQHKGVFRVKLVAEVSQTIEEELVVPHAVQLISPPFLGRTVLTAGPAKFGMDLTKQEHGVKGTIVKASPYTACGPIENAAEVKGRIALALRGDCMFAAKARWLQQAGAGGVIFIDHREGSNSEETPLFQMVGDGDSTEDIALPLVFLFSREGAVLTSALEEHHNVDVLLLPKERQLGQDKSENPVSMNIKLRLREEGGSEDRAAPGATLELVLEDEEELSGKQQSPHQQVCTQGRTGPCSTDSPQALNSKPEPGTNP, from the exons ATGTTAGAACACATGATGAGACTTGGTGCTAAATCTCAGAGGAAACCGGGTCTCTGTTTTGGAACCGATATGTTGCTAAAGACGCTTCTGATCACCAGTCTTCTTAGCTGGGTGAATTGTTTGGAGAATCAGAGCATGACACCAGAGGAGAAGACCAACATCAG aaacCAAATTCTGGAGATGTTTGACCATGCCTATGGAAGTTACATG AAATATGCCTATCCAGCAGATGAGCTGATGCCGCTAAGCTGCAAAGGGAGAGTACGCGGAGAAGAGCCTAACAGAGGGGACATTGACGACTCCTTGGGGAA GTTTTCTCTCACTCTGATTGACACCCTAGATACCTTAGTG GTGCTGAACAAGCTGGACGAGTTTGACGACGCAGTGAAGAAGGCTGTGAGGGACGTACGCTTGGACAACGATGTGGTGGTGTCCGTGTTTGAGACCAACATCAGGGTTTTAGG AGGGCTTTTGGGGGGACATGTGATGGCTGACCTGCTCAGGCAGCGTGGGGAGAGGATGCAGTGGTATCGTGACGAGCTCCTTCACATGGCCGTCGAGCTGGGCCACCGACTGATTCCTGCCTTCAACACCTCCAGTGGCCTTCCCTACCCTAAG GTGAATCTGCGGTACGGCATCTTGAACCCACTTTCACGCACCGGCACTGAATCGGACACGTGCACAGCGTGTGCAGGGACCATGATCCTGGAGTTTGCCGCTCTCAGCAGGCTGTCAGGAGAGTCCGTGTTTGAG GAACATGCTAGGAAGGCCCTGGATGTCCTCTGGGagaggagacagagaggaagTGACTTAGTTGGAACTGTGATCAATATCCATAATGGAGAATGGGTTAGGAAAG ATAGCGGTGTTGGCGCAGGAATCGACTCGTACTACGAATATCTGATGAAGGCCTACATTCTTTTAGGAGACAATACATTTTTGCAGAGGTTCAACATT CACTACAGTGCCATTATGAAGTACATCAGCCAGCCTCCTCTCCTGCTCAACGTGCACATGCACAATCCCACTGTGAGTGTTCGCAGCTGGATGGATTCGCTGCTCGCTTTCTTCCCTGGATTACAG GTTTTAACAGGCGATCTGAAACCAGCCATAGAGACTCATGAGATGCTATACCAAGTCACAAAGCAGCACAAGTTTCTCCCAGAG GCTTTTACCACAGAGTTCAGAGTTCATTGGGGTCAACACCTGCTGAGACCAGAGTTTGCAGAAAGCACCTACTACCTCTTTAAG GCCACTGGTGACCCTTACTACCTCAGAGTGGGACAATCCATAGTGGAAAAACTCAATGCCTTTGCCAGGGTGCCTTGCGGTTTTGCTGCTGTGCAGGACGTCCGCACTGGGACACATGAAGACAG GATGGACTCGTTCTTTCTGGCAGAGATGTTCAAATACCTCTACCTGCTGTTTTCGGAGAAGAGCCAGCTGCCGATTAACATGGACAACTACATTTTCACCACAGAGGCTCACCTACTGCCCGTCTCTCTGTCCACGACTCAAGTCACCGTCCAGACCAACGTTACG GAGGCTCCTGTTGCTCATGATGAGGATCTATTTACACACTCCTGCCCCAGCACAGAGACATTGTTCCCAAACAACCCATCGTTTGCCAAAACCATTAGGGACGGCTACAAGTACCTGACCGGCGTGGGACGAGCCTTCACTCCTCTACCCATCAG GGAAATTGAGCTGCCGCTCCATGATAGTGGCATGGAACCAGTGGAGTTCTTGAAGAGCATGGGCATCTCTCTCACCCCTCTGAATGACTTTACCCTGGGAGACTCTATTGGTTCAAAG CAGCATAAAGGAGTGTTCCGCGTAAAGCTTGTCGCAGAAGTGAGCCAGACGATAGAGGAGGAGCTGGTGGTGCCGCACGCCGTTCAGCTCATATCTCCTCCGTTTCTGGGTAGGACGGTCCTCACTGCAGGACCTGCCAAGTTTGGGATGGACCTGACCAAGCAGGAGCACGGG GTGAAAGGAACCATAGTGAAAGCTTCCCCCTACACTGCCTGTGGGCCAATAGAAAATGCAGCAGAGGTTAAAGGTCGTATTGCACTTGCATTACGCGGTGACTGCATGTTTGCAGCCAAGGCTCGTTGGCTGCAACAAGCTGGAGCCGGTGGAGTCATCTTTATAG ATCATCGCGAAGGAAGCAACAGCGAGGAGACTCCCCTCTTCCAGATGGTCGGAGACGGTGACTCCACCGAAGACATCGCCTTACCTTTAGTGTTTCTGTTCAGCCGGGAGGGCGCCGTGCTCACCTCCGCCCTGGAGGAACATCACAATGTGGATGTGTTGCTGCTGCCGAAGGAGAGGCAGCTGGGACAGG atAAATCGGAAAACCCTGTCAGCATGAACATAAAACTCCGCCTGAGAGAGGAGGGGGGGTCGGAGGACAGAGCAGCTCCAGGAGCCACACTGGAGCTGGTTTTGGAGGACGAAGAAGAGCTTAGTGGAAAACAACAGTCACCGCACCAACAGGTCTGCACTCAAGGCAGAACTGGACCCTGTTCTACAGACTCTCCGCAAGCCCTGAACTCCAAACCCGAACCAGGGACAAACCCTTGA
- the LOC114149737 gene encoding ER degradation-enhancing alpha-mannosidase-like protein 3 isoform X2: MLEHMMRLGAKSQRKPGLCFGTDMLLKTLLITSLLSWVNCLENQSMTPEEKTNIRNQILEMFDHAYGSYMKYAYPADELMPLSCKGRVRGEEPNRGDIDDSLGKFSLTLIDTLDTLVVLNKLDEFDDAVKKAVRDVRLDNDVVVSVFETNIRVLGGLLGGHVMADLLRQRGERMQWYRDELLHMAVELGHRLIPAFNTSSGLPYPKVNLRYGILNPLSRTGTESDTCTACAGTMILEFAALSRLSGESVFEEHARKALDVLWERRQRGSDLVGTVINIHNGEWVRKDSGVGAGIDSYYEYLMKAYILLGDNTFLQRFNIHYSAIMKYISQPPLLLNVHMHNPTVSVRSWMDSLLAFFPGLQVLTGDLKPAIETHEMLYQVTKQHKFLPEAFTTEFRVHWGQHLLRPEFAESTYYLFKATGDPYYLRVGQSIVEKLNAFARVPCGFAAVQDVRTGTHEDRMDSFFLAEMFKYLYLLFSEKSQLPINMDNYIFTTEAHLLPVSLSTTQVTVQTNVTEAPVAHDEDLFTHSCPSTETLFPNNPSFAKTIRDGYKYLTGVGRAFTPLPIREIELPLHDSGMEPVEFLKSMGISLTPLNDFTLGDSIGSKHKGVFRVKLVAEVSQTIEEELVVPHAVQLISPPFLGRTVLTAGPAKFGMDLTKQEHGVKGTIVKASPYTACGPIENAAEVKGRIALALRGDCMFAAKARWLQQAGAGGVIFIDHREGSNSEETPLFQMVGDGDSTEDIALPLVFLFSREGAVLTSALEEHHNVDVLLLPKERQLGQDKSENPVSMNIKLRLREEGGSEDRAAPGATLELVLEDEEELSGKQQSPHQQVCTQGRTGPCSTDSPQALNSKPEPGTNP; the protein is encoded by the exons ATGTTAGAACACATGATGAGACTTGGTGCTAAATCTCAGAGGAAACCGGGTCTCTGTTTTGGAACCGATATGTTGCTAAAGACGCTTCTGATCACCAGTCTTCTTAGCTGGGTGAATTGTTTGGAGAATCAGAGCATGACACCAGAGGAGAAGACCAACATCAG aaacCAAATTCTGGAGATGTTTGACCATGCCTATGGAAGTTACATG AAATATGCCTATCCAGCAGATGAGCTGATGCCGCTAAGCTGCAAAGGGAGAGTACGCGGAGAAGAGCCTAACAGAGGGGACATTGACGACTCCTTGGGGAA GTTTTCTCTCACTCTGATTGACACCCTAGATACCTTAGTG GTGCTGAACAAGCTGGACGAGTTTGACGACGCAGTGAAGAAGGCTGTGAGGGACGTACGCTTGGACAACGATGTGGTGGTGTCCGTGTTTGAGACCAACATCAGGGTTTTAGG AGGGCTTTTGGGGGGACATGTGATGGCTGACCTGCTCAGGCAGCGTGGGGAGAGGATGCAGTGGTATCGTGACGAGCTCCTTCACATGGCCGTCGAGCTGGGCCACCGACTGATTCCTGCCTTCAACACCTCCAGTGGCCTTCCCTACCCTAAG GTGAATCTGCGGTACGGCATCTTGAACCCACTTTCACGCACCGGCACTGAATCGGACACGTGCACAGCGTGTGCAGGGACCATGATCCTGGAGTTTGCCGCTCTCAGCAGGCTGTCAGGAGAGTCCGTGTTTGAG GAACATGCTAGGAAGGCCCTGGATGTCCTCTGGGagaggagacagagaggaagTGACTTAGTTGGAACTGTGATCAATATCCATAATGGAGAATGGGTTAGGAAAG ATAGCGGTGTTGGCGCAGGAATCGACTCGTACTACGAATATCTGATGAAGGCCTACATTCTTTTAGGAGACAATACATTTTTGCAGAGGTTCAACATT CACTACAGTGCCATTATGAAGTACATCAGCCAGCCTCCTCTCCTGCTCAACGTGCACATGCACAATCCCACTGTGAGTGTTCGCAGCTGGATGGATTCGCTGCTCGCTTTCTTCCCTGGATTACAG GTTTTAACAGGCGATCTGAAACCAGCCATAGAGACTCATGAGATGCTATACCAAGTCACAAAGCAGCACAAGTTTCTCCCAGAG GCTTTTACCACAGAGTTCAGAGTTCATTGGGGTCAACACCTGCTGAGACCAGAGTTTGCAGAAAGCACCTACTACCTCTTTAAG GCCACTGGTGACCCTTACTACCTCAGAGTGGGACAATCCATAGTGGAAAAACTCAATGCCTTTGCCAGGGTGCCTTGCGGTTTTGCTGCTGTGCAGGACGTCCGCACTGGGACACATGAAGACAG GATGGACTCGTTCTTTCTGGCAGAGATGTTCAAATACCTCTACCTGCTGTTTTCGGAGAAGAGCCAGCTGCCGATTAACATGGACAACTACATTTTCACCACAGAGGCTCACCTACTGCCCGTCTCTCTGTCCACGACTCAAGTCACCGTCCAGACCAACGTTACG GAGGCTCCTGTTGCTCATGATGAGGATCTATTTACACACTCCTGCCCCAGCACAGAGACATTGTTCCCAAACAACCCATCGTTTGCCAAAACCATTAGGGACGGCTACAAGTACCTGACCGGCGTGGGACGAGCCTTCACTCCTCTACCCATCAG GGAAATTGAGCTGCCGCTCCATGATAGTGGCATGGAACCAGTGGAGTTCTTGAAGAGCATGGGCATCTCTCTCACCCCTCTGAATGACTTTACCCTGGGAGACTCTATTGGTTCAAAG CATAAAGGAGTGTTCCGCGTAAAGCTTGTCGCAGAAGTGAGCCAGACGATAGAGGAGGAGCTGGTGGTGCCGCACGCCGTTCAGCTCATATCTCCTCCGTTTCTGGGTAGGACGGTCCTCACTGCAGGACCTGCCAAGTTTGGGATGGACCTGACCAAGCAGGAGCACGGG GTGAAAGGAACCATAGTGAAAGCTTCCCCCTACACTGCCTGTGGGCCAATAGAAAATGCAGCAGAGGTTAAAGGTCGTATTGCACTTGCATTACGCGGTGACTGCATGTTTGCAGCCAAGGCTCGTTGGCTGCAACAAGCTGGAGCCGGTGGAGTCATCTTTATAG ATCATCGCGAAGGAAGCAACAGCGAGGAGACTCCCCTCTTCCAGATGGTCGGAGACGGTGACTCCACCGAAGACATCGCCTTACCTTTAGTGTTTCTGTTCAGCCGGGAGGGCGCCGTGCTCACCTCCGCCCTGGAGGAACATCACAATGTGGATGTGTTGCTGCTGCCGAAGGAGAGGCAGCTGGGACAGG atAAATCGGAAAACCCTGTCAGCATGAACATAAAACTCCGCCTGAGAGAGGAGGGGGGGTCGGAGGACAGAGCAGCTCCAGGAGCCACACTGGAGCTGGTTTTGGAGGACGAAGAAGAGCTTAGTGGAAAACAACAGTCACCGCACCAACAGGTCTGCACTCAAGGCAGAACTGGACCCTGTTCTACAGACTCTCCGCAAGCCCTGAACTCCAAACCCGAACCAGGGACAAACCCTTGA